The Candidatus Omnitrophota bacterium genome contains a region encoding:
- a CDS encoding helix-hairpin-helix domain-containing protein, whose amino-acid sequence MTKNMFRQYFYLKHRPNGHCLAFTSLRHKPKNRASILVVCLWVVMILSILGMGLAGLVFQEIKFAKTYQRLVFSLPVARGALKAVFYLREKDTTPAFDTLDELTKEDEMVLCGGNSYKYYFADKNESTDKMEVVDEGALINLNTASKEVLMRLPGLNEDLADKIVTGGLRPFSSINEVFLVEGMTKDNFILFKDLVTVYGSGKININTASKGVLLALGLDNEVAEGILRFRKKHKIENTDPASSSDLGYGFSSTSEILDDLRSSISLGLRQEQDILSLLSVFDVKSEYLRFNIVPVSGGKKGLHYSIVIHSVSKKILSWNEE is encoded by the coding sequence ATGACCAAGAATATGTTTCGACAATATTTTTACCTAAAACATAGGCCTAATGGCCATTGTTTGGCTTTTACTAGCTTGCGCCATAAACCAAAGAATAGGGCCAGTATTCTGGTTGTTTGCCTTTGGGTAGTAATGATTCTTTCTATCTTGGGCATGGGTTTGGCTGGTTTAGTTTTTCAAGAGATAAAGTTTGCTAAGACGTATCAACGATTAGTTTTTTCTTTACCTGTTGCCAGGGGAGCGCTAAAAGCAGTGTTTTATTTAAGGGAAAAAGATACTACTCCTGCTTTTGATACCCTTGATGAGCTAACCAAAGAAGATGAGATGGTTCTATGCGGGGGTAATTCTTACAAATACTACTTTGCCGATAAAAATGAATCGACTGACAAAATGGAGGTTGTTGACGAGGGCGCCCTGATTAATTTAAACACTGCTTCTAAGGAAGTGCTTATGAGGCTGCCGGGATTAAATGAAGATTTGGCGGATAAGATAGTTACTGGGGGTTTGCGCCCTTTTAGTTCGATCAATGAAGTGTTTTTAGTTGAAGGTATGACTAAAGATAATTTTATACTTTTTAAAGATTTAGTTACTGTGTATGGATCAGGAAAAATAAATATCAATACCGCAAGCAAGGGAGTGCTCTTAGCCTTAGGATTAGATAATGAAGTGGCGGAAGGAATTTTACGTTTTCGAAAAAAACATAAGATTGAGAATACTGATCCGGCATCTTCCAGCGACCTTGGTTATGGTTTCTCCAGTACATCTGAGATACTTGATGATTTGAGGAGTTCTATTTCTTTGGGTTTAAGGCAGGAGCAGGATATTTTGTCGTTGCTTTCGGTGTTCGATGTAAAGAGCGAATACCTACGTTTTAATATTGTTCCTGTTTCTGGTGGTAAAAAAGGGCTACATTATAGTATTGTTATACATTCTGTAAGTAAAAAGATCCTTTCTTGGAATGAGGAATAA
- a CDS encoding prepilin-type N-terminal cleavage/methylation domain-containing protein produces MPLFLHIWPNKNNKFNLGVFTPLETRQQRRSTGASSNLFLTGFTLVELLIAVAIFSVVSIAIFSTFSSGAAVLRRVKTIDFSRQKTLLKIERFSRELRILPDCRKHLFLGAKTKISFPGNVDYIPCRITYYFDSSALCLMRVVDKLSEIITSEGKVEAEFKSKPEVFLSNVKGIKLRYFKKPDINKNEYIWMDEWNQNYLPMPGAIELTINTDDQEYVSTIFLPKT; encoded by the coding sequence ATGCCACTTTTTCTACATATCTGGCCAAACAAAAACAATAAATTTAATCTAGGCGTATTTACCCCGTTAGAAACAAGACAACAGAGGCGCTCTACGGGAGCCTCCAGCAACCTGTTTCTAACGGGGTTTACGCTGGTTGAGCTGCTTATTGCGGTTGCTATATTCTCCGTCGTAAGTATCGCGATTTTTTCGACTTTTAGTTCCGGAGCCGCTGTTTTGCGCCGGGTAAAAACCATTGATTTTAGCCGGCAAAAAACTTTGCTTAAAATCGAGAGATTTTCTAGGGAATTAAGAATATTACCCGATTGCAGGAAGCACCTATTTTTAGGCGCCAAAACAAAAATTAGTTTTCCTGGTAATGTGGATTATATTCCCTGCCGAATAACTTATTATTTTGATAGTTCTGCTCTTTGTCTTATGCGCGTGGTGGATAAGTTAAGTGAGATTATCACTTCAGAGGGTAAGGTTGAAGCTGAATTTAAATCAAAGCCAGAAGTTTTTTTATCCAATGTTAAGGGCATAAAACTTAGATACTTTAAGAAGCCTGATATAAATAAAAATGAATATATCTGGATGGATGAGTGGAATCAGAATTACCTACCGATGCCCGGCGCCATTGAGCTTACTATTAACACTGATGACCAAGAATATGTTTCGACAATATTTTTACCTAAAACATAG
- a CDS encoding prepilin-type N-terminal cleavage/methylation domain-containing protein → MRGFTLVEIMICVLILGVGLTSVANSYIVALRGANTAANSIGAMKLAKEKLEDLEVSTLKDNLPVYPEQGVLKFSNKNYDYAQATAEIPYPEELAKSLEQVCLTLSWQEQNIIKNATFSTYLAKQKQ, encoded by the coding sequence TTGCGGGGGTTTACGTTAGTTGAAATAATGATTTGCGTGCTTATATTGGGAGTAGGATTGACCTCAGTGGCCAATTCTTATATTGTTGCTTTGAGGGGGGCCAATACTGCTGCAAATAGTATCGGAGCAATGAAATTAGCCAAAGAGAAGCTGGAAGACCTGGAAGTTTCTACTTTAAAGGATAATTTACCTGTTTATCCTGAACAGGGTGTTTTAAAATTTTCCAATAAAAATTATGATTATGCGCAGGCAACAGCCGAGATACCCTATCCAGAAGAATTAGCTAAGTCTCTGGAGCAAGTCTGTTTGACACTTAGTTGGCAGGAGCAAAATATCATAAAAAATGCCACTTTTTCTACATATCTGGCCAAACAAAAACAATAA
- the gspG gene encoding type II secretion system major pseudopilin GspG, with translation MKRAFTLIELMLVVIIIGILAAMVVPRLAGRSEQARDQAAKTDINSSIPLALDLYEMDMGNYPESLDYLRTRPGAGGENWHGPYLKKKPLDPWGKPYIYKSPGEHNQGSYDLYSAGKDGQPDTADDVVNWGG, from the coding sequence ATGAAGAGAGCTTTTACTTTGATTGAACTAATGTTGGTAGTAATTATTATTGGAATCCTAGCGGCAATGGTTGTGCCTCGTCTTGCTGGCCGCTCCGAGCAGGCCCGCGATCAAGCAGCAAAAACAGATATTAACTCTAGTATTCCCCTGGCACTGGATCTTTATGAAATGGATATGGGCAATTATCCTGAGTCTCTCGATTATTTAAGAACGCGTCCGGGAGCAGGTGGTGAAAATTGGCATGGGCCATATTTAAAGAAGAAGCCCTTGGACCCTTGGGGTAAACCATACATATATAAATCTCCAGGTGAACATAATCAGGGTAGTTATGATCTTTATTCTGCGGGTAAGGATGGGCAACCTGATACTGCCGATGATGTTGTAAATTGGGGAGGTTAA